A genomic segment from Aegilops tauschii subsp. strangulata cultivar AL8/78 chromosome 1, Aet v6.0, whole genome shotgun sequence encodes:
- the LOC141027967 gene encoding uncharacterized protein: MDGGSSLNLIYEDTVRKMGIDSSRIKPSTTTFKGVITGIEAHCTGTVTLEVVYGSPRNFISEELIFDIVPFGSGCHTVLGRTSSARLNAIPHYAYLKLKMPGPNSVITINGNTECSLQTEEQTTNFASEVHASEEATHGGKHTTSSSKRTRAVQVDLGHIPPHPK; this comes from the coding sequence atggacggaggaaGCAGCCTCAACTTAATCTATGAGGACACAGTCAGGAAGATGGGCATCGACTCATCTCGGATCAAGCCGAGCACCACCACCTTCAAAGGTGTCATCACAGGCATTGAAGCCCACTGTACCGGAACGGTCACGCTGGAGGTAGTCTACGGCTCACCCAGGAACTTCataagcgaggagttaatcttcgacatcgtcccctttggAAGTGGGTGCCACACGGTCTTAGGGCGCACATCTTCGGCACGCTTGAACGCAATCccgcattacgcttatctcaagcttaAAATGCCAGGACCCAACAGCGTTATCACAATCAATGGTAACACTGAGTGCTCACTCCAAACGGAGGAGCAGACCACAAATTTCGCATCCGAGGTACATGCGTCCGAGGAGGCAACCCACGGCGGTAAACACACCACCAGCTCTTCGAAGCGCACGCGGGCTGTGCAAGTTGACCTCGGCCACATACCCCCGCACCCTAAATAG